A section of the Sphingomonas ginsenosidivorax genome encodes:
- a CDS encoding CpaF family protein, producing the protein MSAFGRRSGMNGGTPVRPAFGVARPMQGGGAAAPRPDADGGAQFPPIDSLPMPGETELPGTMPGSMAAGAMDAMQRLSDRQNASGEAGNSRVEGFEQSIHKIKEQVLPRLLERVDPEAAATLGKDELAEEFRPIIGEVLAELKLTLNRREQFALEKVLVDELLGLGPLEELLSDPNITDIMVNGPEQTYVERKGKLELAPIQFRDEEHLFQIAQRIVNSVGRRVDQTSPLADARLKDGSRVNVIVPPLSLRGTAISIRKFSAKPITLDMMAGFGSMSPKMATALKIAGASRFNVVISGGTGSGKTTMLNALSKMIDPGERVLTIEDAAELRLQQPHWLPLETRPANLEGQGEISIRDLVKNALRMRPDRIILGEIRGSECFDMLAAMNTGHDGSMCTLHANSPREALARMENMVMMSDIKVPKEAISRQIADSVELIIQVKRLRDGSRRVTNITEVIGMEGPVIVTQELFKFEYLDESADGKIVGEYRSMGLRPYTLDKARQFGFDQAFLEACL; encoded by the coding sequence ATGAGTGCGTTCGGGCGTCGGAGTGGGATGAATGGAGGAACGCCGGTCAGGCCGGCGTTCGGCGTGGCGCGCCCGATGCAGGGTGGCGGGGCCGCAGCGCCGCGCCCCGATGCGGACGGCGGCGCGCAGTTCCCGCCGATCGACTCGCTGCCGATGCCCGGCGAGACCGAGCTGCCCGGGACGATGCCCGGCAGCATGGCGGCAGGCGCGATGGACGCGATGCAGCGGCTGTCCGATCGCCAGAACGCCAGCGGCGAGGCCGGCAACAGCCGCGTCGAGGGCTTCGAACAGTCGATCCACAAGATCAAGGAACAGGTGCTTCCGCGCCTGCTGGAGCGAGTCGATCCCGAGGCCGCGGCGACGCTGGGCAAGGACGAGCTCGCCGAGGAATTCCGCCCGATCATCGGCGAAGTGCTCGCCGAGCTGAAGCTGACGCTCAACCGCCGCGAACAGTTCGCGCTGGAAAAGGTGCTGGTCGACGAGCTGCTCGGCCTCGGGCCGCTCGAGGAACTGCTGTCCGACCCGAACATCACCGACATCATGGTGAACGGCCCCGAACAGACCTATGTCGAGCGCAAGGGCAAGCTCGAGCTGGCACCCATCCAGTTCCGCGACGAGGAGCATCTGTTCCAGATCGCGCAGCGGATCGTCAACTCGGTCGGCCGCCGCGTCGACCAGACCTCGCCGCTCGCCGACGCCCGCCTCAAGGACGGCAGCCGCGTCAACGTCATCGTGCCGCCGCTGTCCTTGCGCGGCACCGCGATCTCGATTCGTAAGTTTTCCGCCAAGCCGATCACGCTCGACATGATGGCCGGCTTCGGCAGCATGAGCCCCAAGATGGCCACTGCGCTGAAGATCGCGGGCGCCAGCCGGTTCAACGTCGTCATCTCGGGCGGTACCGGTTCGGGCAAGACGACGATGCTCAACGCGCTGTCGAAGATGATCGACCCGGGCGAGCGCGTGCTGACGATCGAGGACGCGGCCGAACTCAGGCTGCAGCAGCCGCACTGGCTGCCGCTCGAGACACGGCCTGCCAACCTCGAGGGCCAGGGCGAGATCAGCATCCGCGACCTCGTCAAGAACGCGCTGCGTATGCGTCCGGATCGCATCATCCTGGGCGAAATTCGTGGATCCGAGTGTTTCGACATGCTCGCGGCGATGAACACGGGCCATGACGGTTCGATGTGTACGCTCCACGCCAACTCCCCGCGCGAGGCGCTCGCGCGTATGGAGAACATGGTGATGATGTCGGACATCAAGGTGCCGAAGGAAGCCATCAGCCGCCAGATCGCCGATTCGGTCGAGCTGATCATCCAGGTGAAGCGTCTGCGCGACGGGTCGCGCCGCGTGACCAACATCACCGAGGTGATCGGGATGGAGGGCCCGGTGATCGTCACGCAGGAGCTCTTCAAGTTCGAATATCTCGACGAGAGCGCCGACGGCAAGATCGTCGGCGAATACCGGTCGATGGGGCTGCGGCCGTACACGCTCGACAAGGCGCGGCAGTTCGGGTTCGACCAGGCGTTCCTCGAGGCGTGCCTCTAG